The nucleotide window GTAGATTTCCAACGTTTTTATTATTCAGATCATTGTTCCATTGAGGTGCCAGAATACTTGAAAATATAATTGTATGAAGAACAGGGCAAAGAAAGTGCAGATTCTGTTCTGAACCAGTGCTCCATACCGGTGGTATAGGCCATCTCCTTGGGCAAGTAACTCTTACCCTTGAAAGCATCTGGAAGCTGATGGTCGAAGGTGTTTTTAGGAGTGAAATTCCGATATTAAGGATGGTCTTGTTGGTCGGAGCCCAAGTCTTGTTAAAGATAGTCGAGGGAGGCCAAGCTTTGGGTAATACATGCCCCTTCTTCATGCCTCTGTCTCCTCGGTTCAATATGTTAAGTAACCATAGCACATATAATTAAGTGATTCAGCCAGTCCTGAGAAGTAGCAGTTATattctatataataaagaattcttACAAACATAGAATCATTCGCCATATTGGCAGAATGAAATATGGAAATACCAGTTCAAAGTCAAGGAAGGTACAGTATATCATAACACTTCTTATAAAGAGGAATGATTCTttgaggagaaagagaagactGGGGCAGGCATATACGGAGTATTTATACACGAAATTCTTCGCAAAGATCGTTAATATACGTCACTCTGAGCGCAAGTTTGTGCTTGAGTCCATAATCTTGAGCCTGAAAACACAAATCTCGCATTGTTTTACTCCAAGCTGTTCTCGATATCATGTGTCCCTTTCTTGACGGCTTCTAATCGTTTCAATTTACTCTAGTCTGCTTGCTTAGAGTTATGCGCAGTGGAGGTCTTGGAAACCAAGGCATGATACAAACTTCTAGAATCAAGACTAAGCTCTCAACCAAATATATACAGGCCTACTTGTACCCTCCCCCTTTGCGGGGATAAATTAATTCAAGTCTTTGTGCTTTGCAGGGACATTGTTTGTTTTACCATCAGTTTGGGGGATACCTCCTTATTTTCTACCATCGTTTGCAACAGTCGCTATTTCGAATCGCCGGTTGTAATGATCACTCTTGTAGACTACTGTTTTTATATATGATTTTATGTACGAAAAACAGAAGCACACATGTTCTTACTCCGAAATACCCAACAAGCATGAAGACAATTAGTCAAACCAGCACATACCCACGACAGTGTGGTTGATCTCCATATCGCCAATTGTCTCAAACGTTTCCCTCAATTGAACAGCCCTGTTCATTCGCAGCTGCAAATAAGTACAAACTATGTATGATTGCAATGACATATGTGAAAGATCCGATGACCACATGAATGTTATTCACTGGTCACAAGACTGAGAGTTTATGGCAATCACCCAGTTTCCACAGCTATGACAAGTATAAGCATGCATCAATTGGTATTAAGTAAATCTGATTTATGATCCATATAAACAAACGCTTTTTCCCAAACTCGCTAATTCAGAATGCCAATCCCATTTTTAACATCAATCATGAAGCCgcaagcttcttcagctcaggCAAGGCCCACTGTTTCATCCATCGTGACTCCAGCAGGTCTTTAGCCGTTATCCTATCCTCAGGGCGGAAAGTAATTATCTTTTTCATCATATCAATAAaagcctccttctcatcctttgACATGGGCTTCATGCCGCTCTCCTTTCGTCCTTGTTGCACACAGCGCTCAAAGCGGACATCCCATGTGAAACCGCCCTGAGTAGTGGCTTGTGACGACGCCTCTTCTTCGACGTCCTCGACCCAGTACTCTGATCGCTTGGCGCCGTAGGCAGACCACTCTTCTGGGATTtcaccaagaagatcaattTGGTCTTGAAGAATGTCATCTTCTGAGAGGGTCCAGGCGTCGAATAGCGGGCGTTGTCCGACGACGTTCCAGAGGAGACAACCAAGGCTCCAAATATCGGAGCTGAACGAGAGAGGTTGACACACATCGGGGAATTGAGTTTCAGGTGCCCGGTAGCGAATCGGAGCGTTGGAATATTGACGCTTTTCTTGACTCGGTAAATAGGACTCGCCGAAATCGCCCAGTAAGATCTTTGCATCTGCCAGAGCTACATCCTCGCTCTTTTGACCAAGCCAAATTGGCAGCACAGCGTTTCGCGGTGCATTTTCGTCAAGAGGAAGTCCGTCGAGTCTCGTCACAGGGACTGTCGTTGGATGACTATGTCGCTCGTGAAGTTGATCAGGCGACAAGCGCTTGATTCGGTCCGGAAGCTGGAGCAAGATGTTGTCGAGGTGGAGGTCGCCGTGTACTACACCGCCTTCATGGAGGTACGCGATGGACTGCACAACTTGAGCGGCGATAGCTCGGGCAGTCCGTGGCTGAAAGAGTCTTGTGAAAGAGGCGTCCTTCGCAAGACGCAGCGACATCATCGCCGGATCGTTAACCAGACAGGTGTGTCTTCCATTGGGACCATCGAAGTGAAAGTTATCGGTGACATGTCTAATGAGAGACCTTCCGGGATGTTTCTTCGTGGCTTTGGCTTCCAGACGCTGAAGGACATCGACTTCTGTTGAGTCTTCACCGAAATCTGCTAGTACAATCTTCAATGCGGCATACTTCTGTTTCAAGATGTCCCATGAGAGCCATACAGTTGAGTATCCACCGTGGCCGAGCTTGTTGAGGACCAGGTAGCGGTTATTGATGGTTTCACCTAGGGATACGGGATGGAAACCCCCAAGGCGGTACTGTTCGAGGTTTTCGACATGTTCGATGTAGTTGTAGTTGTAGCCCATGTTAATCAGTCTAGTATTATGGtcttccatcatcacagCTGGCTGTGTTGTTTGAGCGGTGACGGTGGCCAAACCACGAGTGGCAGCTTTTGAGATGAGGCCATTGAAACGAAAAGACGTCTTCCTCGCTCCAGATATGAGGGTGAGTGATGGTCGCCGCAGCGACTTGAGACTGCAAGTAGCCATTTTCACGAAGAGGTTATCGTCTATCGGTGTAGGTATTTCTTGTGTCCATGGGCGTATTCAGAAATGGGGCCATTCCGTTATGTTTGCTATTAGGTAGGTGTAGTAGGTATAATAAGTGAAGATACAATTTATTCCATAGGTAAAGAGAACGAGAGACAGAAGATATAGGAAGGGGAGGAATGCAAGAGTTTATGAGTAACACGCAGAAGCCGAAATCCGGGGTAAAATGTGCTAAACTGTTACTCATAGCTCGGAGCTATCATGGGTCACTCTCGGCTCAAGGGAAGTGGATACGGCGCCGGGAGAGCCTGAGGCATCATTTCGGCCAAGTTCCGTGTTACGGTGTGAGACTCTGTTTATGTTGATATGATTGACTCCCTGAAACAGTTGCATTAAATCATCAGTTTCACGCGTTAGCGTTGGCGCTCTCCCGGGGTTGTCGTCCGCGGGAGTTGACGGGAGGGAAGACTTTGAAGCTTCTTCTGTATCTTGACCTTGTTTGGTGGGCCATGGTTGGAATCGGGCAAGTTTAGTCGAAGCTAGAAAAACCATCGAGTCGTGTGACTCGAGACGAGTATCAGGAGTAATTGATATCTGGCATGTTTAATCAGGGGGATAATTGTGTGATTTGGGTGAAGAATTGGCATCTGCTGTATGCATCATGATATGATACCATTGATAGCCATCTTTTCTGTACCTGATGATAGATGCCGGTTCCGGACACCCGGAGTCTCCACactccagctccagctccatcTACAGCAACAGCTTCAAAATCCGGGGTAAGCTATTGACTGATCCTTCAGTTGCTTGGCAACTCCGTTTGCAAGTGCTCCCAAGAAGTTCATCTCTCAGAATATCTCGAGCAATACAATGGGGAACAAGCATCTCCTCGTTAACTATCACATTCGATGTTGTAAGACCTGACTTTGATCAACCATGAAGTTAGCCAATCAGCATCTTTCACACTTTCTTGACCGCTATCATATGATGCATAAGATCAGCTATAACAGCCATGCAACAATTAGCTTATTCGTAGCAAGGGAGCATTCAAGTATGCTACCTCTGGGGCATTATCAGGAGATCGTCTTCTAAAAATGTGATATTATGGGTCGACTTACGAGTTCTCGA belongs to Fusarium oxysporum Fo47 chromosome V, complete sequence and includes:
- a CDS encoding kinase-like domain-containing protein, with protein sequence MATCSLKSLRRPSLTLISGARKTSFRFNGLISKAATRGLATVTAQTTQPAVMMEDHNTRLINMGYNYNYIEHVENLEQYRLGGFHPVSLGETINNRYLVLNKLGHGGYSTVWLSWDILKQKYAALKIVLADFGEDSTEVDVLQRLEAKATKKHPGRSLIRHVTDNFHFDGPNGRHTCLVNDPAMMSLRLAKDASFTRLFQPRTARAIAAQVVQSIAYLHEGGVVHGDLHLDNILLQLPDRIKRLSPDQLHERHSHPTTVPVTRLDGLPLDENAPRNAVLPIWLGQKSEDVALADAKILLGDFGESYLPSQEKRQYSNAPIRYRAPETQFPDVCQPLSFSSDIWSLGCLLWNVVGQRPLFDAWTLSEDDILQDQIDLLGEIPEEWSAYGAKRSEYWVEDVEEEASSQATTQGGFTWDVRFERCVQQGRKESGMKPMSKDEKEAFIDMMKKIITFRPEDRITAKDLLESRWMKQWALPELKKLAAS